The following DNA comes from cyanobiont of Ornithocercus magnificus.
GGCAACAAGAACTCGAGGAATCTTTTCCTTTTGAGCCTACGCCTGACCAAGCCAAAGCTACATTAGAAGTCAAGCGAGACATGGAAAAAGCACAGCCGATGGACCGTCTCGTCTGTGGGGATGTTGGCTTTGGCAAAACAGAGGTTGCTATCCGGGCAATTTTCAAGGCAATCACAGCAGGTCGTCAAGTGGCAATGTTGGCGCCAACAACAGTATTGGCCCAACAACATTGGCGCACGCTCTCTGAGCGTTTTGCTCCATATCCGATTAAGGTTGCTTTGCTAAATCGTTTTCGGACGGCAAGCGAACGTCGGAAGATCCTTGAGGGCTTAAAACAAGGAACTGTGGATGCTGTAGTAGGCACCCATCAGCTACTTGGGAAAGATACAGAGTTTCAGGCATTAGGTCTGCTAGTTGTAGATGAAGAGCAGCGCTTTGGCGTAAAGCAGAAAGAAAAAATCAAGCAGCTACGCAAGAATGTTGATGTTCTAACACTATCAGCTACGCCAATCCCCCGGACTCTCTACATGAGCCTTTCCGGAGTGCGAGAGATGAGCTTGATCACAACCCCACCGCCACTTCGACGACCAATCAAGACACATTTGACATCATATGATGAAGAAATAGTGCGTTCGGCGATTCGGCAGGAGCTTGACCGCGGCGGTCAAGTTTTTTATGTTGTTCCGCGTGTTGAGGGGATCGAGAATGTGGCAGCGCGTTTGCGTATTATGTTGCCAGAATTACAACTCTTGATAGCTCACGGCCAGATGGCTGAGGGTGAGTTGGAAAGTGCCATGGTTGCTTTTAATGCCGGCGAGGCTGATGCTATGCTTTGTACCTCAATTATTGAGAGCGGTCTTGATATACCACGAGTTAACACAATTCTAATCGAGGATGCCCAGCGTTTTGGGCTAGCACAACTCTACCAACTACGCGGACGGGTTGGGCGTAGCGGTGTTCAAGCTCACGCATGGCTCTTTTATCCAGATGATTCTGCACTCAGTGACGCTGCACGCCAACGGCTTAGAGCAATTCAGGAATTTACTCAACTTGGCAGTGGCTATCAGCTCGCCATGCGTGATATGGAAATCCGTGGTGTTGGCAATCTCCTTGGCATAGAGCAAAGTGGCCAGATGGAAGCGATTGGATTTGACCTCTATATGGAGATGTTACAAGAGTCACTAGCAGAAATTCAAGGTCAGGATATTCCGGTTGTGGATGACACACAGGTAGACCTTCAAGTGACTGCTTTCATCCCCGCAGACTGGATCACAGATGTTGATGAAAAGATGTCAGCTTACCGTGCAGTAGCAGACTGCACTTCGACTACTGCTCTTGTAGAACTAGCGGCAGTATGGACTGACCATTATGGAACTTTGCCAGCGCCTGTGCTATCGCTGCTTCAGTTGATGGAGCTGAAACTAGTGGCAAAACGCTGCGGCTTTTCCCGCATCCGTTCTGAAAAGCCAAACATCTCACTGGAGACACCTATGGAGGAGCCAGCCTTTCGGCTACTACGTCAGGGATTACCCCAACATTTACATGGCCGTCTAGTCTATCAGGGCAGTAGCAGCACTCCAGCAAAAGTCCTAGCCCGTGGGTTTGGAATCCTGCCGATAGAGGAGCAGATTAAGCAGCTAATGGAGTGGCTAAAGCTAATGGCAGCGCAAATTCCCAGCGCGGATGCACTTGACGCAGCAAAGCAGCAGGTGCAGGACAACAAGCACAGCAGAGTAGTTCTAGGAGCATAACAATGTGCTGGTAGTCAGAATCAAGGGTAATGCTCCCAAGATGCGCAAATGTTCGTTACATTAGCGCCAGCTGTAAGGTTAGAGTGGGAGAGGTCATTGAGGTCACATCACTCCAGGGTTCATTCTCGCTGGTCAGCGGAATTCTCAGCGTGGTAGTTCTTGGTTTGTTCGCTCTCCTAACCAGCGGGCCCGGTGATGATGATGACTCTAACGGTAGTGGTGGTGGCGGCTTGATGCAGCCTATCGCCTGATTAATTCAGATGGATCTAGCCTCTCAGGAATGAGAGCAGACGCCAGGTTGGTACTGCCTGGAATATAAGCTTGATTTCTACTGGCTTCAGCCATACGCAAAGCCTTGATTAGAGTAGTTTCAGCAATTCTATATTGACTGTCCTGAAGTGTTCCAAGATCCTTTACCGTCATTGTCTTAGCTTCATCTTTGGGAATTCCAGCTTCCACGTCAGGGCTAATTCCATTCTGGTGAATATCCCGTCCACTAGGAGTGAGATATTTAGCAACAGTTACAGTAAGTCCAGAGCCGTCTGCAAGGCTTCGCACTGATTGAACCAAACCCTTGCCAAAGGTTTTCTTGCCTACAAGTTTTGCTCGACCATTATCTTGTAGAGCGCCTGAGAGAATTTCACTAGCACTAGCTGAGCCCTCATTGACTAGCACAACAGCCGGCTTCTGAGTTAGGGCACTACCTGTTGCGCGGCGGGTGTCTTGAACTCCACTACGGGTTTGAGTGCTAACGATCGTTCCATTGTCAAGCCATTGCCGCGCAATATCGACGCTAGCCTCGAGCAAACCACCAGGATTACTACGCAGATCCAGTACATATCCCTGAGCTTCTTTCTGCTCTAGGTGATCGATGGCAGCACGCATCTCGCGGGCTGCATTTGCATTAAACTGTTTCAGGCGTATGTAACCAACTTTTATACCACCTGTCGTGGTGTTGAGCTGCGAGTCCACCGCATGAATCTCGATGCGTGCGCGAGTTAATGGCACCTCGACTACTTGGCCCTTGCGACGAAGACCAAGAAGGACAGCTGTTCCCTCCTTACCGCGAATCATCTTGACTACTTCGTCGGTACCCATTCCCCAGGTAGCCTGTCCATCGATTGAGACAATTACATCCTGCGGTTGTACACCAGCCCTAAAGGCTGGTGTACCCTCAATTGGAGAAACCACTATTATTTCACTGTTATTGTCTAGAGAGATCTGTATACCAACACCAGTCAGTTCACCAGAGGTGTCGATCTGCATTTCCTTAAACTCTCTCGGTTCAAGGAAGCGGGTATATGGGTCGTCAAGGCTGGCGAGCAGACTTCGGATTGCCTCATAGGATTCCTCTGTCCCTGCATAGCTATGAGCCAACAGGTCTCTGCGCAGTTTCCGCCAACTCTCCGGCGAATAATTACCTGTAGGATCAAGGTAATCCCGGTAAACAATCTGCCAAACTTGATCGATTACCTCTTTGGGACTATCACTAATTGCGGTAGTGCTAATAGGTAGACTAAGACTAGGAGAAGCCACAGTAATAGCTGTAGCTATACCTCCAATTCCCAGGAGAGCTAATAAGGCTCTAGATTCTTGATCACAGCCATGTGGTAAAAAATAAGAGGGCATGATGGCAAGCCCAAGCTAGTCTGCCAGGCTAAACTAGGTTAAACTAGGATCTACCCAACGGCCATCGCTCTTGATTAATTGAACGAGCGCCTGGACACCATCTTGTTCAGGAACACGGCAGATCTCATCGCGTCCGCGGTAAAGAGCGATAGTTCCTGGGCCCTTACCAACATAACCATAGTCAGCATCGGCCATCTCACCAGGGCCGTTGACAATGCAGCCCATTACAGCGATATCAAGACCGGTAAGATGACATGTGGCTGAACGCACCTTTTGTAATACGTCTTCTAGGTTAAATAGGGTGCGGCCGCAACTGGGACAGGCCACATATTCTACCATGGTTTTACGCAGCCCGAGTGCTTGCAAAATTGAGTAGCAAACAGGAATCTCTTTTTCGGGAGCTTCTGTAAGTGAGACACGAATGGTATCGCCAAGTCCCTCAGCTAATAAAGAAGCGATGCCGGCAGTGCTCTTAATACGCCCGTAATCACCATCACCAGCTTCAGTAACACCGAGATGGAGTGGGTAATTAAATCCTTCTTGATCCATTGTATCAGCCATTAGTCTATAGGCTGAGAGCATTACCGGTGCTCGTGATGCTTTCATTGAGACAATAATGCTGTGAAAATCGAGGTGGTCGCAAATTCGGATAAACTCCATAGCTGACTCAACCATACCTTGAGGTGTGTCGCCATAAGTAAACACCATGCGTTCAGCCAGCGAGCCATGATTGACGCCAATACGCAAGGCTTTGCCTTGTTGCTTAAGCACTTGCACGAGAGGCTCGAATTTCTCGCGGATCCTATGTCCAATAGCAGTAAATTCTTCTCTACTGTAGTTGAGCCGGCCAGGTTCTGGCCGATCGCTTACAAATAGCCCAGGGTTGATCCGCACTTTGTCAACATGCTGTGCTACCTCGATAGCAATCCGTATGCCATTGTGATGTACATCTGCAACCAATGGCACAGTACAGCCCTGTGAATAGAGCGCAGCTCGGATTTTGCCTACGGCCTTGGCATGCGCGATGCTCGGAGTTGTAACGCGGACGATCTCACAGCCAACATCCACAAGCCGTCGAATAGCAGTGGTAGCGGCATCAATATCCATGGTATCTTCATTTATCATTGATTGCACTACGACTGGGTACTTGCTGCCAATAGGCACATTACCAACCATCACTGTCCGTGTCGGACGGCGGTGAATTTGGGTATCATAGCGATGATTAGCACTAGACAAGTGCATAATCTCTGGTACGGTAGTCATGTTGTGGTGAGGTAAATTGTGTTTGCTAATGATCTGTAGTGTCTAAGGCTAGCTTACGGGCTTTCTCTAGATCTTTGATTGTTAGCTTTGACATAGGTGAAAGGCCGTTTTTTGTCTCATTTCGAAGCAGGTAAGCAGGATGCAGGATTGGCATCACTGGGATCTCTTTATAAAACTGCCAGGAACCACGCAGCTTGGTAATCTTGAAACCTTTACCTAGGCCTAGGAGAAAACCAGTCGACACAGCACCTGCTGTTAAGATCACTCGCGGACCCACAGTATAGATCTCACGCTCCAGCCAGTGCCGACAAGCAGCAATTTCTTCTACTCTTGGGTTACGATTATTTGGTGGTCGGCACTTTACCATATTGGTGATAAAGCAATCACATCTGGTGTCGAAACCAGCTTTGGTCATCAGACCCTTGAGGAGCACACCAGAAGAACCTACAAAGGGTTTTCCAAATTTATCCTCTTCCTGCCCTGGCGCTTCACCGATCAATAACATGGGGGCTGCGTAGCTGCCAGAGCCAATAACAACTTTCGTGCGAACCCCTTGCGCGAGGCCACAGGCTTGACAAGCCCTGCAAGCGTCAGCATCAAAGAGGGGGATATTCTCCGGGCTGCTCTCGCCCGACAGATTTAGTCCCAGTTGGTGAGCCATGTCTTTTTTAGGTTTTGAACCATCTTTATGCTTGCTCATGAGATTTTGAATTAAGTTGTGTTAAGGTCTCACAGTTTAAGCAAAGGTACCAAGAGCAGTATGCCATTGCCTTCGGGATCTGCTACCCAGGCCTCAGTGCCGAATTCTCTTTGACAACTGGGCTTTACTATAGAGACACCATGTTGAAGCAGACGGTCAAGCTGGTGTTGCAGCTCTATGTCAGGAGTATTCGATGGAGCGAAGCGTAGGCAAGGCGCAAAAGCGCAGCCACGATTGGTGAGAGTATACTGTCGTGAGGGACGGTAGATATCCAACTCCAGTAAAGGACTGCAGACCCGCCAGTGTAGGCTATTAACCCCTGGTTCGCACCGGGCATCGAAAACAACTGCGTAGAAATGTGCCAACTTTTCTGGGTCTCTAGCAGCCAAGACCCATCCTAAAAGGGGTTGAACGGGATTAGTAATGAGTGTGAACTCCAAGGCTAATGTAGCATGGCAGGGAGGATGAGGGATTGTTGATCTAGATCTGGGGCGTCATATTTGACAGGATAAGCTTTTTCAGCGCATCTGGGGAAGGGATGCGTCGCCATGTCCCGCCCGCCATTGCTGTCTGATCGGGCTGAGGCCCTAGAGCCATCCCTCACGTTAGCGATTAGTGCCCGAGCTCAAGCCCTGCAGCAGCAAGGACATGATATCTGCAGCCTGAGTGCTGGAGAGCCCGATTTCGATACCCCAGACTTCATTGTGGAAGCTGCTATACGCGCACTAAGGGATGGCGTAACCCGTTATGGGCCAGCTGCTGGCGATCCAGCTCTGCGTGAGGCGATTGCTGCCAAGTTGTCTGAGGAAAATGGGATGCCGACAGAACCCGATCAGATTCTTGTTACTAACGGGGGTAAGCAGGCAATTTTCAACCTGTTTCAGGTAGTTCTCAACCCTGGCGACGAGGTAATTATTCCCTCACCCTATTGGCTTAGCTATCCAACTATAGCAGCTCTTGCTGGAGCGACAGTTAGAACCGTGCCCTCTAATGCCACTGATGGCTTTCGCCTAAATCTTGAAGCTTTGGAGTCAGCAATTAGCCTCCGCACTCGTATGTTGGTGCTCAACTCCCCGGCAAATCCAACAGGGCGAGTAATGACTGTAGCGGAGCTTGAGGCTATTGCTGGCCTGCTTCGTCGCCACCCTCAAATGATGTTGTTAAGTGATGAGATATATGAGTATTTACTCAGCCCACACAACCTACATAAGAGTTTTGGGAGTATTGCCCCTGATCTGGCTAGCCGCTGTTTTCTAGTCAACGGCTTTGCCAAGGGCTGGGCAATGACAGGATGGCGCCTAGGTTACCTTAGTGGGCCACGTGATGTAGTTGCTAAGGCAGCTGCATTGCAGAGTCAGAGTACAAGCAATGTTTGCAGCTTTGCTCAGCGGGGAGCACTAGCAGCACTAAAAGGTTCAAGGGACTGTGTAAGGGCTATGGCCGCAAGTTATAGTAAGCGGCGAGATCACCTTAGTACTGGCTTGAGAAGTATTCGAGGCATAACACTCACACCACCACGCGGTGCATTTTACGCCTTCCCGCAACTTCCAGAGAACGCTCCAGACTCAGTTACTTTCTGCCGCCAAGCCCTTGAGGATGTAGGCCTAGCTATGGTACCTGGACGAGTTTTTGGAAACGATCGTTGTGTGCGACTGTCATGTGCTGTACCATGCGAAATAATTACAGATGGCTTAGGGCGCTTGGAGTCCCTATTATCATCTTTATGGAACTGAAAATTTCTTCAGTTCCACACACTTGTTATACCAAATGCATACCCGTGTAAGTAGAATTGGCCTACTGCTACTAGGATTATTTGGCAGCTTCTGGTGGCTAACACTTTCTATAGCCCTAGCCAAGCCAACATTAAAGATCAGTGCCATTCCTGACCAAAATCCAGAGCGTCTGAGCAGGCTTTACGACCTTTTGAGCTTATATCTAAGTAGTCAGTTGAGCGTGCCGGTGCGCTATATACCAGTGACAAACTATCCTGCTGCGGTAAGTGCCTTCCGCACACGTAGCCTTGATGTTGTGTGGTTCGGAGGCTTGACTGGGGTTCAAGCACGTTTGCAAAGGCCAGGAGCACTTGTACTAGCACAGCGTGATATTGATAAGAGCTTCCGCAGCGTCTTTATAGCGAACATCGATAGTGGGCTAGAACCGGTCGACTCGCAGTCAGGATTATCGGTGTTGAAAGGTAGGCGCTTTACTTTTGGCTCAGAGAGTTCCACCTCTGGTCGTCTTATGCCGCAGTTCTTCTTGGCAGAAGTAGGAGTACTTCCTTCTGACTTCGCAGGAGGATATGCTGGTTTCAGCGGAAGCCATGACGCAACGATCGCTCTTGTGCAAAGTGGCTCCTATGAGGCTGGTGCACTAAATGAACAAGTCTGGCAGGCTGCTATCGCCAGTGGTCGAGCCAAGCCGACTGAGGTAATTGTTTTATGGCGAAGTCGACCATACGCAGATTATCATTGGTTAGCACAACCAGATCTTGACCGCCGCTTTGGTAGCAACTTTACCAAACGCTTGCAGCAGGCTTTGTTTTCACTTAGTAGTACGAAGCCAGAACATGCACTAATATTAAGCCTGTTTGGAGCAAAACGTTTTATCCCAGCTAATGAATCGCAATACAACGCGATTGAAGAAATTGGACGACAGCTCGGCAAAGTTAAGTGAGCCCCCTTTGCTAGAGCTTAAGCATGTTTGTCTAGCAGGACTTCAAGTACCTCGACTAAACAACATCAGCTTATCGTTGCACAGAGGAGAACGTGTTGCACTACTGGGTCCAAGTGGAGCTGGCAAGAGCAGTTTTCTTGAGGTGTCCTGTGGTAGCTTGACCCCACATGAAGGATGCGTTCTGTGGTGTGGTCGCTCTCTTAAAACATGTCGGCATCGTGGTCGCATTGGTATGTTATGGCAGAATCTACACCTTATAGAGGAGCTAACAGTCGGGCAAAATATTAATACCGGGATTTTAGGAAGACGCTCACTGCTGTGGGCATTAACAAATTTACTGACTTGTCCGGAACAAGAAGTATGCTGCCGCTATTTGCAACTTGTAGGGCTTGATCCTGGCCTTGTCAATGCACCCGTGCGTAGTCTTTCGGGTGGGCAAAGGCAACGCGTAGCACTCGCCCGGGTACTGCGTCAAGCACCAGACTTATTACTAGCTGACGAGCCACTAACAGGTCTAGATCCCCGTCTTGTTGACGACATCCTGGCCCTCCTGCTAGAAAAATCTCTACCTTTTACCCCAGAAACAATAGTAGTAAGCCTACATCAGACTTCTTTAGTGAAGAACTTTGATCGCGTAGTAGGTTTGCGTAATGGCTGTCTAGTCCTCGACTCTTCTGCCAGTTCTTTTGGTATAGAGGAGCAAGAGGCACTCTATAAATTAGTTTGACAATCTTGCAACGATTGCCGAGACTGTACCCATCAGCTGCAGCGTTGACCTTGCTGTCAGCTACAGCTGTAGTGCCAGTAACCATTGGACTGTTACCAGGCTGGCACAGCGGTGGCGCCCAGATCTGGATCCAATTTCTTAAAGCTGCTTTCACACCGTCAATGGATGTTGTGGTGCTTAGCAGCGTCTTGAACGGTATACAGATAACTGCTGCGATGGCACTGCTGAGCTGGAGTCTCAGCCTAATAGCTGGGACAATATTAGCCCTACCATGCTCATGTTTGTTATGGCGCTACTTAGGATTTCCTGCATGTTTAGGAGTCTTACTCAGGAGAGTACTCACACTGCCTCGAGCTATACATGAGTTAGTTTGGGGTCTCTTACTGCTACAAACTTTTGGACTAAACCTTTGGGCAGCCGTGCTAGCGATCAGTGTTCCCTACGCAAGTACTGTGGCCAGGGTAGTTAGTGACCAACTTGACCACCTTGATCCAAGACCAATCTGTGCATTTCAGCAACAAGGGGCGAGTCCACAGGCAATGCTGCTTACAGCAGTATTACCTAGTTTACTGCCCCGATTATGTATTTATGGTAGCTATCAGCTTGAGTGTGCTTTACGAAGTGCGACGGTACTTGGAGTATTTGGGCTTGGTGGACTGGGTACCGATCTTCAACTTACCCTCCAGTCTCTCCAATTCCAGGAATTTTGGACAGCACTTTGGCCGCTAATTGCAGTTAGTTTTACCTTAGAAAAGTTACTGGCAATTTGGCGCTACAAGACAAAGTTTAAAGAAGTACCTCTGAAGCAGCTCCTCTGGCTCGCACCCATCACTCTCGTTCTTACCATTGCCAGTGGTGCTTGGCTGTGTCTACTGCAGCCTGACTTGACACATATACCGTCCTGGAGCCCACCACCATTGCCAACAGCCTCAGGAATTATTAGTGCATACCATGCACTACCATGGATAACATTGGTCATTGAAACATTATTGTTAACTATAATAGCTACTGGAGTAGCTATTGGCCTACCGCCACTGTTGATGCTACTTTTACAGAATATAGGCTGTCGTCACATACTGAACACATGCTGGATTTTCCTTCGCCTGCTTCCAGTCCCGCTAATATCGTTACTGTTACTGTTAAGTAACAAACCTAATATAGCTGTTGCAGCACTAGCTCTTGGACTGCATAATGCGTCAGTAATGGGCCGTTTTTTAGGTGAGAGTCTTGATAACGTTAGGCCAGTGTACCAGCAAGTCCTGGGAGTAAGTGGGGCCAGGCAACATCAAGCTTGGCTTTATGGTTCTCTTGTCCCCGAGGCACCGCTATATCTTGCTTACGGGGCCCAACGCATGGACGCAATTCTTAGAGAGACAGCAATAGTTGGATTAGTGGCTGGCTCTGGCTTAGGACGCCAGCTTGTAGAGTCACTTAGTTTCTTTGCCTGGAGTGAAGTAACACTGCTTCTGCTAGTTTTTACTATCTTGACACTCTCTGGTGAGCTGATTAGCGAATGGGCTCGCCCCCAATGGCAAGGTCAGTCTGGTCTGCGAAGCTAACAGACTGGAAAATGATCCTCATGCCACAACCACCACCGCGCCAGCTTATTGTTCTTGGGGATAGCGGTGTCTATGGTTGGGGAGACCCTCTAGAGGGTGGATGGTGTGAGCGCTTACGCCGCTGCTGGATGGCTGCACCTGGGGCACCTGTAATCTACTCACTTGGTATCCGTGGTGATGGACTCGAGGCAGTTGCTGCTCGTTGGAGAAACGAGTGGAGTGCCCGTGGTGAACTGAGGCGACAACGACCTGCCGGACTAGTACTTGCTG
Coding sequences within:
- a CDS encoding 4-hydroxy-3-methylbut-2-en-1-yl diphosphate synthase, yielding MTTVPEIMHLSSANHRYDTQIHRRPTRTVMVGNVPIGSKYPVVVQSMINEDTMDIDAATTAIRRLVDVGCEIVRVTTPSIAHAKAVGKIRAALYSQGCTVPLVADVHHNGIRIAIEVAQHVDKVRINPGLFVSDRPEPGRLNYSREEFTAIGHRIREKFEPLVQVLKQQGKALRIGVNHGSLAERMVFTYGDTPQGMVESAMEFIRICDHLDFHSIIVSMKASRAPVMLSAYRLMADTMDQEGFNYPLHLGVTEAGDGDYGRIKSTAGIASLLAEGLGDTIRVSLTEAPEKEIPVCYSILQALGLRKTMVEYVACPSCGRTLFNLEDVLQKVRSATCHLTGLDIAVMGCIVNGPGEMADADYGYVGKGPGTIALYRGRDEICRVPEQDGVQALVQLIKSDGRWVDPSLT
- a CDS encoding uracil-DNA glycosylase — translated: MSKHKDGSKPKKDMAHQLGLNLSGESSPENIPLFDADACRACQACGLAQGVRTKVVIGSGSYAAPMLLIGEAPGQEEDKFGKPFVGSSGVLLKGLMTKAGFDTRCDCFITNMVKCRPPNNRNPRVEEIAACRHWLEREIYTVGPRVILTAGAVSTGFLLGLGKGFKITKLRGSWQFYKEIPVMPILHPAYLLRNETKNGLSPMSKLTIKDLEKARKLALDTTDH
- a CDS encoding glyoxalase/bleomycin resistance/dioxygenase family protein, whose protein sequence is MEFTLITNPVQPLLGWVLAARDPEKLAHFYAVVFDARCEPGVNSLHWRVCSPLLELDIYRPSRQYTLTNRGCAFAPCLRFAPSNTPDIELQHQLDRLLQHGVSIVKPSCQREFGTEAWVADPEGNGILLLVPLLKL
- a CDS encoding pyridoxal phosphate-dependent aminotransferase, translating into MSRPPLLSDRAEALEPSLTLAISARAQALQQQGHDICSLSAGEPDFDTPDFIVEAAIRALRDGVTRYGPAAGDPALREAIAAKLSEENGMPTEPDQILVTNGGKQAIFNLFQVVLNPGDEVIIPSPYWLSYPTIAALAGATVRTVPSNATDGFRLNLEALESAISLRTRMLVLNSPANPTGRVMTVAELEAIAGLLRRHPQMMLLSDEIYEYLLSPHNLHKSFGSIAPDLASRCFLVNGFAKGWAMTGWRLGYLSGPRDVVAKAAALQSQSTSNVCSFAQRGALAALKGSRDCVRAMAASYSKRRDHLSTGLRSIRGITLTPPRGAFYAFPQLPENAPDSVTFCRQALEDVGLAMVPGRVFGNDRCVRLSCAVPCEIITDGLGRLESLLSSLWN
- a CDS encoding putative selenate ABC transporter substrate-binding protein — encoded protein: MHTRVSRIGLLLLGLFGSFWWLTLSIALAKPTLKISAIPDQNPERLSRLYDLLSLYLSSQLSVPVRYIPVTNYPAAVSAFRTRSLDVVWFGGLTGVQARLQRPGALVLAQRDIDKSFRSVFIANIDSGLEPVDSQSGLSVLKGRRFTFGSESSTSGRLMPQFFLAEVGVLPSDFAGGYAGFSGSHDATIALVQSGSYEAGALNEQVWQAAIASGRAKPTEVIVLWRSRPYADYHWLAQPDLDRRFGSNFTKRLQQALFSLSSTKPEHALILSLFGAKRFIPANESQYNAIEEIGRQLGKVK
- a CDS encoding phosphate ABC transporter ATPase yields the protein MNRNTTRLKKLDDSSAKLSEPPLLELKHVCLAGLQVPRLNNISLSLHRGERVALLGPSGAGKSSFLEVSCGSLTPHEGCVLWCGRSLKTCRHRGRIGMLWQNLHLIEELTVGQNINTGILGRRSLLWALTNLLTCPEQEVCCRYLQLVGLDPGLVNAPVRSLSGGQRQRVALARVLRQAPDLLLADEPLTGLDPRLVDDILALLLEKSLPFTPETIVVSLHQTSLVKNFDRVVGLRNGCLVLDSSASSFGIEEQEALYKLV
- a CDS encoding phosphonate ABC transporter; amino-acid sequence: MPVTIGLLPGWHSGGAQIWIQFLKAAFTPSMDVVVLSSVLNGIQITAAMALLSWSLSLIAGTILALPCSCLLWRYLGFPACLGVLLRRVLTLPRAIHELVWGLLLLQTFGLNLWAAVLAISVPYASTVARVVSDQLDHLDPRPICAFQQQGASPQAMLLTAVLPSLLPRLCIYGSYQLECALRSATVLGVFGLGGLGTDLQLTLQSLQFQEFWTALWPLIAVSFTLEKLLAIWRYKTKFKEVPLKQLLWLAPITLVLTIASGAWLCLLQPDLTHIPSWSPPPLPTASGIISAYHALPWITLVIETLLLTIIATGVAIGLPPLLMLLLQNIGCRHILNTCWIFLRLLPVPLISLLLLLSNKPNIAVAALALGLHNASVMGRFLGESLDNVRPVYQQVLGVSGARQHQAWLYGSLVPEAPLYLAYGAQRMDAILRETAIVGLVAGSGLGRQLVESLSFFAWSEVTLLLLVFTILTLSGELISEWARPQWQGQSGLRS